cttcttgacaccaggccaatctccaaaagccttcacctgactgtgcgtgcagatgcactgacgcctgcctgctgccattcctgagcaagctctgcactgttgTTAAAActgatcccatagctgaatcctctttaggagatggtcctggcacttgctggactttcttcagtgcccttaaagaggctctgtcgtcagattttgcaaccactatctcctattgcagcagatcggcgctgcaatggagataagagtaacatttatttattttttaaacgagcatttttggccaagttatggccatttttatatttatgtaaatgaggctttctaaagtacaactgggcgtgtttacagtaaaagtacaactgggcgtgtattatgtgcgtacatctgggcgtgtttacttcttttactagctgggcgttctgacgagaagtatcatccacttctctttagaacgcccagcttctggcagtgcagacacagccgtgttctcgagagatcacgctgtgacgtcactcacttcctgccccaggtcctgcatcgtgtcggccacatcggcaccagaggctacagttgattctgcagcagcatcagcgtttgcaggtaagtagttacatcgacttacctgcaatcgctgatgctgctgcagaatcaactgtagcctctggtgccgatgtgtcctcgcccgtccgacacgatgcaggacctggggcaggaagtgagtgacgacacagcgtgatctctcgagaacacgctgtgtctttgcactgccagaagctgggcgttctgaagagaagtggatgatacttctcgtcagaacgcccagctagtaaaagaagtaaacacgccccgatgtaacacacacaatacacggccacttgtacttttactgtaaacacgcccagttgtactttagaaagcctcatttacataaatataaaaatggccataacttggccaaaaatgctcgttttaaaaaaaacaaaaaacgttactcttatctccattgcagcgccgatctgctgcaataggagataggggttgcaaaatctggtgacagagcctctttaagccttcttcacagcaattgaacctctctccttgaagttcttgttaAAGTTCGTCTATGTGCAGCTAATGATCCACCGCTGACCAGTGTGTGCGGAGTCCTTGTTCCCTACTCCTTGTAAAGGCAAACCAGGCGCAGCGTGTAGGGTGGGGGAGCAGGTATCCTCCGCCTGGTGTGAACACAAGCGCAGGGGAATTCTACTCTTATTCTGTGAGGTCATGATCATCAGCTGTAGTCCTGGTCACCGTTGTAAATCAGAGATCTAAACCCATTAACACTGTATCTCTTTAGCTCCAGCTTACAGGATGTCTGGTCGtggtaaaggaggaaaaggactcgGAAAGAGCGGTGCCAAGCGGCACAGgaaggtgctccgtgataacatccagggcatcaccaagcctgcaatccgcagtctagctcgcaggggaggcgtcaaacgcatctccggtctcatctatgaagagactcgcggcgtcctgaaggttttcctggagaacgtcatccgtaactccgtcacctacaccgagcacGCTAAGAGGAAGACCGTCACCGCTATGGACGTGGTGTACGCGCTCAAACGCAAGGGCCGCACTCTCTATGGCTTCGGAGGTTAATTCCGCTCCTGCTCAGCTCcatcttacacaacacaaaggctcttctcagagccgccacatcatctatagatcagctatgatgtctgctggtgaccgctCGTTTATAATCTGAGCAGCGACCTTTtacttctatatacacgggggtaggTGCTTCAGTATCACGTCGGTCTTCCAGTGAGGAGCCGGATATGTGGTCCTCAATGTGTGCCCTAATAGCGTGTTCTGTATTTACTAAGCATTGCCGCAGACTCATTGTAGGACTTCTACCTTGTAGTTTAGGAACTGCTCTCATCCGTACATGACGCAGGGATGGAATCTTAGTATAAACAcctgggatgatggtggttatattccATGGGGACGCAATTGTGAGAAACCTCtggagcccagcagacagttattGACATGGACGACTGGAGTAGTCGTACTATTGTGTCCTGCACAGTATAGTTAGTGCACTAATGAGGACAATTCCCCGCGGTATATGAATTCGTAATTGAGATTATCGCCCCCTCCTGCTGGCTAGATTTCTGTACAAGCAGAGCCACTTATCTGGCGCAGAACGTTTACATATCGGAGATCAGCGGTGAGAGCTGTGTTCTAAGGATCACGTGGGCAGCtcttaaaagagcctttgtggttaAATGTGGGATAAGCGGCGTTCACTTGCTCTTGGCGCTTTTGCTGCTCTCGGTCTCCTTAGGCAGCAGAACGGCCTGGATGTTGGGCAGGACGCCTCCCTGAGCGATGGTCACACCACCCAGCAGTTTGTTGAGCTCCTCGTCATTGCGCACTGCCAGCTGCAGGTGACGGGGGATGATTCGGGTCTTCTTGTTGTCCCGGGCGGCATTTCCGG
The nucleotide sequence above comes from Rhinoderma darwinii isolate aRhiDar2 chromosome 11, aRhiDar2.hap1, whole genome shotgun sequence. Encoded proteins:
- the LOC142663792 gene encoding histone H4-like, whose amino-acid sequence is MSGRGKGGKGLGKSGAKRHRKVLRDNIQGITKPAIRSLARRGGVKRISGLIYEETRGVLKVFLENVIRNSVTYTEHAKRKTVTAMDVVYALKRKGRTLYGFGG